The Thermoclostridium stercorarium subsp. stercorarium DSM 8532 genome contains a region encoding:
- the plsX gene encoding phosphate acyltransferase PlsX gives MRIVVDAMGGDNAPKEIVKGCVEAIKAQDGFEIELLGDPRKIEECLENETFDRSRLFITETFDEITNSDKPTEAIKKKQNSSLIVGMKKIQSKAANVFISAGSTGVLLAGSLLIAGRIKGVVRPALAPVVPSIRGQTMIIDAGMNTQIKPINYLQFAIMGSEYMKYVYNIENPKVGLINVGTEENKGNEVVKSAYEILKKADINFVGNIEGRDIPEGKVDVVVCDGFVGNTMLKVMEGTGSYIIQQLKKMYSSSILGKISYMMIRHELKKLMKQLDPEEIGGTPILGVNGIIYKCHGNSKAKAIKNTILKACSSACMNFMERLTVTFSQMETGKV, from the coding sequence TTGAGGATTGTGGTTGACGCAATGGGCGGGGATAATGCCCCGAAAGAAATAGTAAAAGGATGCGTGGAAGCAATAAAAGCCCAGGACGGGTTTGAAATAGAGTTACTGGGGGATCCGAGGAAAATTGAGGAATGCCTTGAAAATGAGACCTTTGACAGAAGCAGGCTTTTTATTACCGAAACATTTGACGAGATAACAAATTCCGACAAACCAACCGAAGCCATTAAAAAGAAACAGAATTCCTCACTTATAGTCGGTATGAAAAAGATACAGTCCAAAGCCGCCAATGTATTTATTTCAGCGGGCAGTACCGGAGTATTGCTGGCGGGTTCGCTGCTGATTGCTGGAAGGATCAAGGGAGTGGTACGGCCCGCGCTGGCACCCGTGGTTCCCTCCATCAGGGGGCAGACGATGATAATAGACGCCGGAATGAATACCCAGATAAAGCCCATTAATTATTTACAGTTTGCCATAATGGGCAGCGAATACATGAAATATGTGTACAATATTGAAAACCCGAAAGTAGGCCTGATTAATGTGGGCACAGAGGAAAACAAAGGGAACGAGGTAGTGAAAAGCGCCTATGAGATTTTGAAAAAGGCGGATATAAACTTCGTAGGAAACATTGAAGGAAGGGACATTCCGGAAGGCAAAGTGGACGTTGTGGTCTGCGACGGCTTTGTCGGCAATACAATGCTTAAGGTTATGGAAGGCACCGGAAGCTATATCATACAGCAGCTGAAAAAAATGTATTCTTCCAGCATACTGGGGAAAATCAGCTACATGATGATAAGGCACGAACTCAAGAAGCTGATGAAACAGCTTGATCCCGAAGAAATAGGCGGAACACCGATACTCGGAGTAAACGGTATAATCTATAAATGCCACGGAAATTCAAAGGCAAAAGCGATTAAAAATACAATACTTAAAGCATGCAGTTCGGCGTGCATGAATTTTATGGAACGCCTGACGGTTACATTTTCACAGATGGAAACCGGTAAAGTTTAA